Within the Miscanthus floridulus cultivar M001 chromosome 2, ASM1932011v1, whole genome shotgun sequence genome, the region TTGTATAAAGGTGTCATTGATCCAGTGAAGAAATATCGTAAGTTGATAATAGGCACCAAGTATATTACAATCAAACAAACTATAGTACAGCTATGAATAAACTTAACAGTAGACCACAGTATCCACTAAAACTAGTTCAGTTTACATTCCAGAATGTGACGTTCATTCGTCTGGGAACCAAAGTCAAACTTAAGCTGAGTCATCGCTCTGAACTGTATAGCTAGCAGATGCAAAGTGTTCTTTCACCAGAGCAAGAGCTTTCCCTCTGTGAGATATTTCATTCTTCACTGACTTGGGCATCTCAGCATATCTGCATTACATGTAATGCAATCAGTGTGAAGAAGGATGCAGGAGGAGTGTGAACTGTCAGGAAAATACTGTACTCACGTTTGTTCAAAACCAACTGGCTGGAATACAGGATCCCATCCAAAATCATTAGGACCTCTAGCAGGTACAATCTTTCCCTGCACAAAGAGAGCCAGTCTCAAAACATGACATTCCAAAATAAATATGTTGCGGCATTCATCAAAATGCTATGATACAATTAAATTATCTGGGTGAAATAAGGCAAGCATGCTGTTGGAACAAGGCTAACTAACAATCTGATAGAGTTAATggttcattatttttctctttatGCTCCCAATAGAAAATTTGTATACATGTTACAAAATTATAGTTCCACTGTGGTTTGCTACTAAAACAAAAAGAAGTTACTAAAATATACACCCAAGATACAGGTTTGCCAACAGCAGCATTGTAGCAAGGATTTTAATAAATCAGTTCATCCACAGCTGCATCGGACTTCAAAACTCCAGAAACAGAAAATGACATCTTACCGCagtttttccaacaaatgtgATTGGTTCCTCTCCAGGTCCAAGAGCAAGAGAAAAGATGCACATTGCAAACGCTGATTTATCTTCGTAAGCTTTTAACAGATTGTTCAGACCTATAAAAAAAATGGTGCACAAGGTTATTTAGTCAAAACACAAAAGAACCAGGAACACAAGAGATGAGAATCAGTTGGCTCTATAACCTTCATGCCCAATCTTCTCAAGAAACCACTTTCTGTTCATTCATGTATGCAAGATATCCAAACAAAGAGCAGATACATTAGTAATGGCATTGAAGGCTCCAAGATTAAGATACAGTCTGTCAATGAGTTATGTTGGAAAAGGATGTTTATTAAGTGACTTAGGGATAAGATTGTACGGTTAGAATGCTTGAGCAATAAAAGGACTTACATGTAGGGTCCTGCAGCAGAAAGATGTGCATGTCAAATTCTGCATAATCAATTTACAAGAACTCAAAGGGAAGAACAATGCAAATAAATCACCTGGTAGGCCTTTGAGTGCATTAAAACATAGGCAGGTGTCCTCCACCAGTACAGGCCCATTCACCTATATGATTATATGAAGAACAAGATGGCAGATTTCAATCAGACCTGAAAGTTATTTCATTGGATGTATATCCCAATATGCGAGCGGTCAGAAACATGGAAGTACCTGAGATGCAGCCATTCGTGCTTTCTCTTTGGATATGTCCTCTGGCTCCCCTTGCAGTTCTGGCACTGCCAAATACAAATTTAACAGAAAGAGTACAAAGAGATCATATGTTTTGTATTAAGAAAGAAAATAATAGCAATACATGAAGTAATATGAAGcaatccctccattccaaattatagttcattttggctttgtcctaaatcaaacttCTTTAATTTTGA harbors:
- the LOC136538337 gene encoding inosine triphosphate pyrophosphatase; translation: MSAAARVLPKAVTFVTGNAKKLEEVRAILGSSIPFQSLKLDLPELQGEPEDISKEKARMAASQVNGPVLVEDTCLCFNALKGLPGPYIKWFLEKIGHEGLNNLLKAYEDKSAFAMCIFSLALGPGEEPITFVGKTAGKIVPARGPNDFGWDPVFQPVGFEQTYAEMPKSVKNEISHRGKALALVKEHFASASYTVQSDDSA